A section of the Triticum dicoccoides isolate Atlit2015 ecotype Zavitan chromosome 7A, WEW_v2.0, whole genome shotgun sequence genome encodes:
- the LOC119334603 gene encoding berberine bridge enzyme-like 27, with translation MAVSTRMALLLTLCVLGCCVFAPSLAASGDFLQCLSSSVPSERVFTPSSPSFTSVLVSSIRNPKFFTPTTVRPLCIVTPTNASHVQAAVLCGRRHDVRVRVRSGGHDYEGLSYRSERPEVFAVVDLANLRAVRVDRVAATAWVDSGATVGELYYAVAKAAPGLAFPAGVCSTMGLGGHFSGGGMGMMMRKYGLSIDNVLDATLVDANGRLLDKEAMGSDLFWAIRGGGGGNFGAVLSWKIRLVPVPSTVTFSNIQKTIDQGAASAVTKWQTLAPALPEALSIRVIVQNQQALFQTLYLGGCSALVRAMSSLFPELGMTRADCREMSWLQSTVYINSGDIKTPVETLLNRTTSLSTFTKNKSDYVKQAITKDTWDKIFPWFNGSAAGLMILEPHGGRVGSIADADTPYPHRSGVLYNIQYVAFWTGNGTDGPDWISGLYNFMEPFVSKSPRGAYVNYRDLDIGENTVVGGVTSYDSGKVWGESYFGGNFERLAITKGKVDAGDYFRNEQSVPPLLSRK, from the coding sequence ATGGCGGTTTCCACACGCATGGCACTCCTGCTCACCCTTTGCGTCCTCGGTTGCTGCGTGTTCGCCCCGTCCTTGGCTGCCTCCGGCGACTTCCTCCAGTGCCTCTCGTCGAGCGTCCCCAGCGAGCGCGTGTtcacgccgagctcgccgtcgttcaCTTCGGTCCTGGTGTCGTCGATCCGGAACCCCAAGTTCTTCACCCCGACCACGGTGAGGCCGCTCTGCATCGTGACGCCCACCAACGCGTCCCACGTCCAGGCCGCGGTGCTCTGCGGCCGCCGCCACGACGTGCGCGTCCGCGTGCGCAGCGGCGGGCACGACTACGAGGGGCTCTCTTACCGGTCCGAGCGCCCCGAGGTGTTCGCGGTGGTCGACCTCGCCAACCTCCGCGCCGTGCGCGTCGACCGCGTCGCGGCCACCGCGTGGGTGGACTCGGGCGCGACGGTCGGGGAGCTGTACTACGCCGTCGCGAAGGCGGCGCCCGGGCTCGCGTTCCCGGCCGGCGTGTGCTCGACCATGGGCCTGGGCGGCCATTTcagcggcggcggcatgggcaTGATGATGCGCAAGTACGGCCTCTCCATCGACAACGTCCTCGACGCCACGCTGGTCGACGCCAACGGGAGGCTCCTGGACAAGGAGGCCATGGGGAGCGACCTCTTCTGGGccatccgcggcggcggcggcgggaactTCGGCGCCGTGCTGTCGTGGAAGATCAGGCTGGTACCTGTCCCGTCGACGGTGACGTTCTCCAACATCCAAAAGACCATTGACCAGGGCGCGGCCAGCGCCGTGACCAAATGGCAAACGCTCGCGCCGGCCCTCCCCGAGGCCCTCAGCATACGGGTGATCGTGCAGAACCAGCAGGCCCTCTTCCAGACCCTGTATCTCGGCGGCTGCAGCGCGCTGGTGcgcgcgatgagcagcctgttcccgGAGCTCGGCATGACGCGCGCCGACTGCCGGGAGATGAGCTGGCTGCAGTCCACGGTCTACATCAACTCCGGCGACATCAAGACGCCGGTGGAGACGCTCCTCAACCGGACGACCAGCCTGAGCACGTTCACCAAGAACAAGTCCGACTACGTCAAGCAAGCCATCACAAAGGACACGTGGGACAAGATCTTCCCCTGGTTCAACGGCTCCGCCGCGGGGCTCATGATCCTGGAGCCTCACGGCGGAAGGGTCGGCAGCATCGCTGATGCGGACACGCCATACCCTCACCGGAGCGGCGTGCTCTACAACATCCAGTACGTCGCGTTCTGGACGGGCAACGGCACGGACGGGCCGGACTGGATCAGCGGTCTGTACAACTTCATGGAGCCGTTCGTTAGCAAGAGCCCGAGGGGCGCGTACGTGAACTACCGGGACCTGGACATCGGGGAGAACACGGTGGTCGGCGGTGTCACGAGCTACGACAGCGGCAAGGTGTGGGGTGAGAGTTACTTCGGAGGCAACTTCGAGAGACTCGCCATCACCAAGGGGAAGGTGGACGCCGGCGACTACTTCAGAAACGAGCAGAGCGTTCCGCCACTTCTCTCGAGGAAGTGA